The following are from one region of the Gloeomargarita lithophora Alchichica-D10 genome:
- a CDS encoding DUF6155 family protein — translation MAQPRPKLTALKQYLNQLSKEELISDISEFFQKFDMVKDYYQIKLYSEEIDQVREKYKKIIENEFFPGRGFGKARISVAKKAVNDYQKIAEAPIGVADIMLFYVEQGVKFTDIAK, via the coding sequence ATGGCACAGCCCAGACCCAAACTTACTGCTTTGAAGCAATACTTAAACCAACTTTCTAAAGAAGAACTGATTAGTGACATATCAGAATTTTTTCAAAAATTTGATATGGTTAAAGACTACTACCAAATCAAACTTTATTCTGAAGAGATTGACCAAGTGAGGGAGAAATATAAAAAGATTATTGAAAATGAATTTTTCCCAGGCCGAGGTTTTGGGAAAGCACGAATTTCAGTTGCCAAAAAAGCAGTCAATGACTATCAAAAAATCGCTGAAGCTCCCATTGGCGTAGCAGATATTATGCTTTTTTATGTAGAGCAAGGTGTAAAATTTACTGATATAGCTAAGTAG
- a CDS encoding NifU family protein, which produces MVETLALTTDNVEQVLDEMRPYLIADGGNVELVEIDGPVVRLRLQGACGSCPSSTMTLRMGIERRLREFIPEIAEVEQVF; this is translated from the coding sequence ATGGTAGAAACCCTGGCCTTAACGACTGACAATGTAGAGCAAGTCCTGGACGAAATGCGCCCCTACCTGATCGCCGACGGGGGCAACGTGGAACTGGTGGAAATTGACGGCCCAGTGGTGCGCCTGCGGTTGCAGGGAGCCTGTGGTTCCTGCCCCAGTTCGACCATGACCCTGCGGATGGGGATCGAGCGCCGTCTGCGGGAATTTATCCCGGAAATTGCCGAGGTAGAACAGGTTTTTTAA
- a CDS encoding folate/biopterin family MFS transporter: MQVMISPPWRAWVQRRLFLGWEPTPELLGILLVYFVQGVIGLARLAVSFFLKDELGLSPATVAALTGIAALPWMVKPLFGLIADGLPLWGYRRRSYLILSGILGAVAWGLLAVWVQKPWQAVTAITLASLATAMGDVIADSLVVERVRGATQSQTGSLQSLCWGTSAVGGLVTAYFSGALLQHLGTRAVFGITALFPMLVSLGAFWVQETQITAAGVVTQVQQVWQAMKQRAILLPTLFLFLWQATPNSDTAFFFFVTNELQFPPEFLGRVRLVTSVAALVGVWVFQRYLREVPIRRMLLWTTLLSSGLGLTSLLLVTHTNRLLGIPDRWFSLGDSAILTVMGELAFMPVLVLAARLCPAGIEATLFALLMSVLNLAGGVAHELGALLTHVLGITETHFDRLWLLVTITNLSTLLPLPLLNWLPEHTASSTPGVHLPPAVVPDAVVLGELAPGLHFEPVEVES, encoded by the coding sequence ATGCAGGTAATGATTTCTCCCCCGTGGCGGGCTTGGGTACAGCGCAGATTGTTTCTGGGTTGGGAGCCGACCCCGGAACTGCTGGGTATTTTGTTGGTGTATTTTGTCCAGGGGGTGATTGGTCTTGCCCGCTTGGCGGTGAGTTTTTTCCTCAAGGATGAATTGGGCTTATCCCCGGCGACGGTGGCGGCTTTGACCGGGATTGCTGCCCTACCCTGGATGGTCAAACCCCTGTTTGGCTTGATTGCCGATGGCCTGCCCCTGTGGGGTTACCGGCGGCGTTCTTATCTAATCCTTTCGGGCATCCTGGGGGCGGTGGCCTGGGGGTTGTTAGCGGTTTGGGTGCAGAAGCCCTGGCAGGCGGTGACGGCGATTACTTTAGCTTCTTTGGCGACGGCGATGGGGGATGTGATTGCGGATTCCCTGGTGGTGGAGCGGGTGCGGGGAGCAACCCAGAGCCAGACGGGTTCTTTGCAATCGCTTTGCTGGGGGACGAGTGCGGTGGGGGGCTTGGTGACGGCCTATTTTAGCGGGGCATTGCTACAACATTTGGGCACCCGGGCGGTGTTTGGGATTACGGCGTTGTTCCCGATGCTGGTGAGTTTGGGGGCATTTTGGGTGCAGGAAACCCAAATCACGGCGGCGGGGGTGGTGACCCAGGTGCAACAGGTGTGGCAGGCCATGAAGCAACGGGCGATTTTATTGCCAACGCTGTTTTTATTCCTTTGGCAGGCGACCCCCAACTCGGATACGGCTTTTTTCTTTTTTGTCACCAATGAGTTGCAATTTCCCCCGGAATTTTTGGGGCGGGTGCGCCTGGTGACCAGTGTGGCCGCTTTGGTGGGGGTGTGGGTGTTTCAGCGCTATCTGCGGGAGGTGCCGATCCGCCGGATGTTGCTCTGGACAACCCTGCTGTCGAGTGGCTTGGGTTTAACCAGTTTGCTGTTGGTCACCCACACCAATCGCCTGTTGGGGATTCCCGACCGTTGGTTTAGCTTGGGGGATAGTGCGATTTTGACGGTGATGGGGGAATTGGCCTTTATGCCGGTGCTGGTGTTGGCCGCCCGCCTCTGCCCAGCGGGGATTGAAGCGACTTTGTTTGCCTTGTTAATGTCGGTGCTGAATCTGGCCGGGGGGGTGGCGCATGAGTTGGGGGCGTTGCTGACCCATGTTCTAGGCATTACGGAAACCCACTTCGACCGGCTCTGGTTGTTGGTGACGATTACCAACCTGAGTACGCTCCTGCCGCTTCCCTTGTTAAATTGGCTCCCGGAACACACGGCCAGTAGTACCCCCGGAGTTCATTTACCGCCTGCGGTGGTGCCCGATGCGGTGGTGCTGGGGGAATTGGCACCGGGGTTACATTTTGAGCCGGTAGAAGTGGAGTCTTAA
- a CDS encoding glycosyltransferase family 4 protein, protein MPFHLLAFLLATGVVLWTTPIVRSWGLQGGQVDVPDERKIHRQPIVRIGGVSIFAGYLVALLVVWWAGGFVDAAGNPLKAAADAQIWATTLGGMCFFLIGLADDFFSLSPWSRLAMQMAVAGAVWAAGVSIDFVTIPGVGLVPLGVLSLPLTLIWLVGMTNAINMVDGVDGLAAGVSGIAAVVLLIVSQFMGQPAAALVAAALAGACLGFLRYNFNPAQIFMGDGGAYFMGFTLAAIGTIGMVKRVTTVAVILPYIILAVPLLDMTLVVIDRLRRGKSPFFPDKRHLHHRLLQAGLSQRGTVAVIYTLTLWAGSVALVLARFPGAPVYAAIATLLLGGVGWGVWQRMSRRGS, encoded by the coding sequence ATGCCCTTTCACCTGCTGGCCTTTTTACTTGCCACCGGGGTGGTGCTGTGGACGACCCCCATCGTCAGGTCTTGGGGTTTGCAGGGGGGGCAGGTGGATGTGCCCGATGAGCGGAAAATTCACCGGCAACCGATTGTCCGCATTGGCGGCGTGTCTATCTTTGCGGGCTATTTGGTGGCGCTGTTGGTGGTCTGGTGGGCGGGGGGTTTTGTGGATGCGGCGGGTAACCCCTTAAAAGCGGCGGCGGATGCCCAGATTTGGGCGACAACCCTGGGGGGAATGTGCTTTTTCTTGATTGGGCTGGCGGATGATTTTTTTTCCCTATCCCCCTGGTCGCGTTTGGCGATGCAGATGGCGGTGGCGGGGGCGGTGTGGGCCGCCGGGGTGAGCATTGATTTTGTCACCATACCGGGGGTGGGGTTGGTGCCCTTGGGGGTGTTGAGCTTGCCGTTAACCTTAATTTGGCTGGTGGGGATGACCAATGCCATCAATATGGTGGATGGGGTGGATGGTCTGGCCGCCGGGGTGTCGGGAATTGCTGCGGTGGTGCTGCTGATTGTCAGTCAGTTTATGGGGCAACCGGCTGCGGCGTTGGTGGCGGCGGCCTTGGCGGGGGCGTGTTTGGGTTTTTTGCGCTACAACTTCAACCCGGCGCAGATTTTTATGGGGGATGGGGGTGCTTATTTCATGGGGTTTACCCTGGCGGCCATTGGCACAATTGGCATGGTGAAGCGGGTGACGACGGTGGCGGTGATTTTGCCCTACATTATTTTGGCTGTACCTTTGCTGGACATGACTTTGGTGGTGATTGACCGCCTGCGCCGGGGTAAGTCCCCTTTTTTCCCGGATAAACGCCATTTGCACCATCGGTTATTGCAAGCCGGGCTTTCCCAGCGGGGGACGGTGGCGGTAATTTATACCCTGACCCTGTGGGCGGGGAGTGTGGCTCTGGTACTGGCGCGGTTTCCGGGGGCACCGGTGTATGCGGCCATTGCGACGCTCCTGCTGGGGGGGGTGGGCTGGGGGGTGTGGCAACGGATGTCCCGGCGGGGTTCTTGA
- the glyA gene encoding serine hydroxymethyltransferase: MTMAQLAATDGMIADLLAQELQRQRQHLELIASENFASPAVMAAQGSVLTNKYAEGLPGKRYYGGCGVIDAIEQLAIDRAKELFQAQHANVQPHSGAQANQAVFLALLSPGDTILSMDLSHGGHLTHGSPVNLSGLWFRAVHYGVHPETHRLDYDQIRDLARQHRPKLIICGYSAYPRPIDFARFREIADEVGAYVLADMAHIAGLVAAGAHPSPIPHCHVVTTTTHKTLRGPRGGLILSNDPELGKKLDKAVFPGLQGGPLEHVIAAKAVAFGEALRPDFGTYIQQVVGNAQVLAEALQERGFAIISGGTENHLVLVDVRPAGLTGKAADALLGEINVTVNKNTIPFDPQSPFVTSGIRLGTPAMTTRGFREAEFTQVAQIIADRLYHPQDNSGRQRVAQLCGAFPLYRHLPQREPLPV; the protein is encoded by the coding sequence ATGACGATGGCTCAGTTGGCGGCAACCGATGGCATGATTGCGGACTTGCTTGCCCAGGAATTGCAACGGCAGCGGCAACATTTGGAACTGATTGCCAGTGAGAATTTTGCTTCCCCGGCGGTGATGGCGGCCCAGGGTTCGGTATTGACGAATAAATACGCCGAGGGTCTGCCGGGGAAACGCTACTACGGTGGCTGTGGGGTGATTGATGCCATTGAGCAGTTGGCGATTGACCGGGCGAAGGAATTATTTCAAGCCCAACACGCCAACGTGCAACCCCACTCCGGGGCGCAGGCGAATCAGGCGGTGTTTTTGGCGCTGCTGTCGCCGGGGGATACGATTCTCAGCATGGATTTGAGCCACGGGGGGCATCTTACCCACGGGTCGCCGGTGAATCTGTCGGGGCTGTGGTTCCGGGCGGTGCATTACGGGGTACACCCGGAAACCCACCGGTTGGACTACGACCAGATTCGGGATTTGGCACGGCAACACCGGCCTAAGCTCATTATCTGCGGTTATTCGGCTTATCCTCGCCCGATTGATTTTGCCCGCTTCCGAGAAATTGCCGATGAGGTGGGAGCCTATGTGCTGGCGGATATGGCGCATATTGCCGGATTGGTGGCTGCGGGTGCCCATCCCAGCCCGATTCCCCATTGCCATGTGGTGACGACCACGACCCACAAAACCCTGCGGGGACCCAGGGGGGGATTGATTTTGAGCAATGACCCGGAGTTGGGGAAAAAACTGGATAAGGCGGTGTTTCCCGGTTTGCAGGGGGGGCCGTTGGAGCACGTGATTGCCGCCAAGGCGGTGGCCTTTGGGGAAGCCCTGCGCCCGGATTTTGGCACCTACATTCAGCAGGTGGTGGGTAATGCCCAGGTGTTAGCCGAGGCATTGCAGGAGCGGGGTTTTGCCATCATCAGCGGCGGGACGGAAAATCATCTGGTGTTGGTGGATGTGCGGCCAGCGGGTTTGACGGGGAAAGCCGCCGATGCCCTGCTGGGGGAGATCAACGTCACGGTGAATAAAAATACGATTCCCTTTGACCCCCAATCCCCCTTTGTCACCAGTGGCATCCGTTTGGGCACACCCGCCATGACCACCCGGGGTTTTCGGGAGGCGGAGTTTACCCAGGTGGCGCAGATTATTGCTGACCGGCTCTACCACCCGCAGGATAATTCGGGGCGGCAACGGGTAGCCCAGTTGTGTGGGGCATTCCCCCTGTATCGCCATTTGCCACAACGGGAGCCCCTGCCGGTTTAG
- a CDS encoding Gfo/Idh/MocA family protein: protein MATDVPAGFLTMVGFGLIGTGFAATRRAEFLAQDQRGRLVAVAGHTWAKVQQLTSTYPAVACGDWREVIAHPDVEVVIIAGVNTWHGEVATQALAQGKGVVVEYPLSLDYAEAKDLVNFARQKGLFLHVEHIELLSPIHQVLREVLPKLGKIQSGRSVNLVAQHPAPQKWTYHRDLFGFPFIAGLARVSRLLDLLGAVERVFCIFQMDGLMDGINKGYYRSCYASAQLHFTQGTLVELTYGKGEHIWENQRHFSLYGTQGGVIFNGDQGAWITPHQQQPLTLASRRGLFHQDMDNVLNHLLQGQPLYLPVEQSLEALRVATALQVSAQSGQAVTLRGWEPPGVT, encoded by the coding sequence GTGGCAACGGATGTCCCGGCGGGGTTCTTGACCATGGTGGGATTTGGCCTCATTGGCACCGGTTTTGCGGCCACCCGCAGGGCGGAATTTCTGGCGCAGGATCAGCGGGGGCGGTTGGTGGCGGTGGCGGGACACACCTGGGCAAAGGTACAGCAATTGACCAGCACTTATCCAGCGGTGGCCTGTGGGGATTGGCGGGAAGTGATTGCCCATCCCGATGTCGAGGTGGTGATCATTGCTGGGGTTAATACTTGGCATGGGGAGGTGGCAACCCAGGCTTTAGCGCAGGGCAAAGGGGTGGTGGTGGAATATCCCCTATCGTTAGATTATGCCGAGGCTAAGGATTTGGTAAATTTTGCCCGCCAAAAGGGGTTATTTCTCCACGTGGAACATATCGAATTGCTGAGTCCCATTCATCAGGTACTACGGGAAGTTTTACCAAAATTGGGTAAAATTCAATCCGGGCGTTCGGTGAATTTAGTTGCCCAGCATCCCGCCCCCCAAAAATGGACTTATCATCGGGATTTATTTGGTTTTCCCTTTATCGCCGGATTGGCTCGGGTGAGCCGTTTGCTGGATTTGCTCGGCGCAGTAGAGCGGGTCTTTTGCATCTTTCAAATGGATGGGTTAATGGATGGAATAAACAAAGGCTATTACCGCAGTTGTTACGCGAGTGCCCAGTTGCATTTCACCCAAGGAACGTTGGTCGAACTCACCTATGGTAAAGGGGAACATATTTGGGAAAATCAACGGCATTTTAGTTTGTATGGCACCCAAGGCGGCGTAATTTTCAATGGCGATCAGGGCGCATGGATCACCCCCCACCAACAGCAACCCTTAACCTTAGCCAGTCGCCGGGGATTGTTCCATCAAGATATGGACAATGTGCTGAATCATCTCCTCCAGGGACAACCCCTTTATCTCCCGGTTGAACAAAGCCTAGAAGCCCTGCGGGTAGCTACGGCGTTGCAGGTGTCGGCTCAGTCGGGACAAGCGGTAACTCTGAGGGGATGGGAGCCGCCTGGGGTGACGTAA